Proteins found in one Magnolia sinica isolate HGM2019 chromosome 5, MsV1, whole genome shotgun sequence genomic segment:
- the LOC131245508 gene encoding uncharacterized protein LOC131245508 isoform X1 has protein sequence MAAAIFMAPVPGLMARAVRTVWISGPHLFNNKNTNTLLFHRTSFQTYPLPTLQIPSGICHAAHALKGEGDVLLKGVVNKSGTASVKHILEMAGRASSRREILQTDFLTPPILKEAMLTLEKLADVKAVAQGGYPEAERCCLLVGHSEAMESIPDAVAALSITGNFGFEPCSHGDFLGSILGTGIAREKVGDIILQGEKGAQVIVVPELVDFLVASLEKVGNVSVSCSKIPLLALEYEPPRTKSFKTIEASLRVDALASAGFKISRSKLVDLISNGDVRVNWSPIMKNGTTLKTGDVVSVSGKGRLKIGEINKTRKGKYAVELIQYL, from the exons ATGGCCGCTGCAATCTTCATGGCCCCTGTGCCGGGACTTATGGCGAGAGCCgtacggacggtctggatttcaggGCCGCATCTCTTCAACAACAAAAACACCAACACCCTCTTATTTCACAGAACCAGTTTCCAGACCTATCCTCTCCCAACTCTCCAAATCCCTTCAG GAATTTGTCATGCAGCACATGCTTTAAAGGGCGAGGGTGATGTTTTACTTAAAGGGGTCGTAAATAAAAGTGGGACTGCCTCCGTAAAGCATATCCTTGAAATG GCGGGACGGGCATCATCAAGAAGAGAAATCTTGCAAACGGattttcttacaccacccatattGAAGGAGGCAATGTTGACCCTGGAAAAATTAGCAGATGTCAAAGCGGTAGCTCAGGGAGGATATCCAGAG GCTGAACGGTGCTGCCTTTTGGTTGGGCATTCTGAAGCCATGGAAAGTATTCCAGATGCAGTTGCTGCACTGAG CATCACAGGAAACTTTGGGTTCGAACCTTGTTCTCATGGGGATTTCCTTGGCTCAATTCTTGGGACAGGGATTGCACGGGAGAAAGTTGGTGACATTATCTTGCAG GGGGAAAAAGGAGCTCAAGTTATAGTTGTTCCCGAACTTGTCGACTTCCTTGTTGCCTCGCTGGAAAAG GTTGGTAATGTTTCAGTATCCTGCTCAAAGATACCTCTGCTTGCTTTAGAGTATGAACCGCCAAG GACCAAGTCATTTAAAACAATAGAAGCATCATTACGGGTCGATGCCCTGGCTAGTGCAGGATTCAAAATTTCACGTTCGAAACTTGTTGATTTGATCAG TAATGGGGATGTGCGAGTTAACTGGAGCCCTATAATGAAAAATGGAACCACGCTAAAGACTGGAGATGTTGTTTCAGTCAGCGGGAAAGGGAGGTTGAAG ATTGGGGAGATAAACAAAACAAGGAAAGGAAAGTATGCGGTTGAGCTCATTCAATACTTGTGA
- the LOC131245508 gene encoding uncharacterized protein LOC131245508 isoform X2 codes for MAAAIFMAPVPGLMARAVRTVWISGPHLFNNKNTNTLLFHRTSFQTYPLPTLQIPSGICHAAHALKGEGDVLLKGVVNKSGTASVKHILEMAGRASSRREILQTDFLTPPILKEAMLTLEKLADVKAVAQGGYPEAERCCLLVGHSEAMESIPDAVAALSITGNFGFEPCSHGDFLGSILGTGIAREKVGDIILQGEKGAQVIVVPELVDFLVASLEKVGNVSVSCSKIPLLALEYEPPRTKSFKTIEASLRVDALASAGFKISRSKLVDLIRCMEHRQ; via the exons ATGGCCGCTGCAATCTTCATGGCCCCTGTGCCGGGACTTATGGCGAGAGCCgtacggacggtctggatttcaggGCCGCATCTCTTCAACAACAAAAACACCAACACCCTCTTATTTCACAGAACCAGTTTCCAGACCTATCCTCTCCCAACTCTCCAAATCCCTTCAG GAATTTGTCATGCAGCACATGCTTTAAAGGGCGAGGGTGATGTTTTACTTAAAGGGGTCGTAAATAAAAGTGGGACTGCCTCCGTAAAGCATATCCTTGAAATG GCGGGACGGGCATCATCAAGAAGAGAAATCTTGCAAACGGattttcttacaccacccatattGAAGGAGGCAATGTTGACCCTGGAAAAATTAGCAGATGTCAAAGCGGTAGCTCAGGGAGGATATCCAGAG GCTGAACGGTGCTGCCTTTTGGTTGGGCATTCTGAAGCCATGGAAAGTATTCCAGATGCAGTTGCTGCACTGAG CATCACAGGAAACTTTGGGTTCGAACCTTGTTCTCATGGGGATTTCCTTGGCTCAATTCTTGGGACAGGGATTGCACGGGAGAAAGTTGGTGACATTATCTTGCAG GGGGAAAAAGGAGCTCAAGTTATAGTTGTTCCCGAACTTGTCGACTTCCTTGTTGCCTCGCTGGAAAAG GTTGGTAATGTTTCAGTATCCTGCTCAAAGATACCTCTGCTTGCTTTAGAGTATGAACCGCCAAG GACCAAGTCATTTAAAACAATAGAAGCATCATTACGGGTCGATGCCCTGGCTAGTGCAGGATTCAAAATTTCACGTTCGAAACTTGTTGATTTGATCAG ATGCATGGAACATAGACAGTGA
- the LOC131245510 gene encoding non-classical arabinogalactan protein 30-like: MAFSRASFINGLLALQICVVLMVGSLDSTTSFGPVTWTKPTPPTPPPPPMPPKHQIAVEGVVLCNSCNFRKMDPIPEAVVRLQCHTRRHPTVVEGKTDKNGYFFIQPPKEVTTFSADRCKVFLISSPWAYCKLPTDLNGGVSGASLSFRTKLSGPYPLALYSVGPLAFASNKTSCPH; encoded by the exons atggcttTTTCTCGTGCGTCGTTCATCAATGGTCTTTTGGCCCTTCAAATATGTGTGGTTTTGATGGTCGGATCTTTGGATTCCACTACCTCTTTCGGGCCTGTTACTTGGACCAAGCCCACGCCGCCCACGCCACCTCCGCCACCCATGCCACCCAAGCATCAGATCGCCGTTGAAGGGGTGGTGCTTTGCAACTCATGCAACTTTAGAAAGATGGACCCAATTCCTG AAGCGGTGGTGAGGCTACAGTGCCACACCAGGAGGCATCCGACTGTAGTGGAGGGCAAAACCGACAAAAATGGGTATTTCTTCATTCAACCACCAAAGGAGGTTACCACATTCAGTGCAGACAGGTGCAAGGTTTTCTTAATATCGTCCCCATGGGCGTACTGCAAGCTGCCGACCGACCTTAATGGTGGAGTGAGTGGGGCCAGCTTGTCTTTCAGGACCAAACTGTCGGGCCCCTACCCTTTAGCCCTCTATTCTGTTGGGCCACTGGCTTTTGCTTCCAACAAGACCTCTTGTCCCCATTGA